Proteins found in one Fulvitalea axinellae genomic segment:
- a CDS encoding SusC/RagA family TonB-linked outer membrane protein: protein MKKTSIIFMILCLGLAFSATAQEGRLVQGRIKDAVTGEALLGATIVEVDAEDRYVQGTVTDLNGFYMLKLTEDNARLRFAYVGYNEQVIKVGERSTIDLLMEEASTKLETVVVQEERYTSDGFVSLRDKPTAIAQVKIDDLAPMGVASVGEMLQGEISGVDITAASGDPGAGTQIRIRGTATINGDREPLIILDGLPYDVQIDNNFDFNSADQRDFGALLSIPPSDIESIEILKDAASAAIWGAKAANGVIQITTRRGRKMKPRVQYNYKGYIAQQPDAIPMLGGGDYVTLQTDARFNVGGYPLPDGKFYELKQDKSWPLYHNYNQDTDWLEAITKVARTDEHNLSVSGGGDKARYRVAMGYMDQEGTTIGTNLQRLSFRANLDYNVSKRLLVSTDFSYTRSDNDKSYYGDERSVAYQKMPNQSIYERDTANNLTGRYFLDTRTDAFEIRRDPLNPGAGGLYNPVAVINEARHNYLENRFRSVFRARYALTDQLQLNTDISFDVVNGTTTKFLPVEASSADWSLNSTNVAHKGANEMFNVQSITNVIYTPNLGPNHQLSVLGQWGANIRRGSSYSVVAGGLPSGEFNSPGAGGLAPNGLGASNSESRGVWGLARIFYKWKDKYLMEVGTRMDASSNFGPDTKWGAFPFGSVAWRISEEPFLKDLTWIDQLKIRGSFGVNGRAPGGFNHYSIYQAGGSYAGYNVVRPANARLNNLKWELTKQVDFGLEGSFYENRLTFEFDVYQKDGSDLLWTMGIPTSSGYSSMTRNQGEMRNRGVEFSFRATPLKTKDWRADLSFNISKNINTVREIPENFSPESGNVLDNGQYAVRVREGDPIGGFYGYRFLGVYKTSSDAIVRDKFGETVIDPSTGQPLRMLMGGSNYRFVGGDAQYQDINNDGVINESDVVYLGSSNPDFTGGFGFRVSYKRLRLSSNFHYRMGQDIVNMARMRSENMFGTANQNQATMRRWRNPGDETDMPRAVFDKGYNWLGSDRFVEDGSYLRWKSLSLDYRFERKWLQRYKLQDLTLFFTAYNLYTFTDYSGQDPEVPLGSGLFFFGVDNARTPPSRTYTMGLTLIF from the coding sequence ATGAAAAAAACATCTATCATATTTATGATTCTGTGCCTTGGTCTGGCTTTTTCGGCGACGGCTCAGGAAGGCCGGCTTGTGCAGGGTCGGATAAAAGACGCGGTTACGGGCGAAGCCCTTCTCGGAGCGACAATCGTGGAGGTTGACGCCGAAGACCGTTATGTTCAGGGCACAGTAACGGACCTGAACGGGTTTTATATGCTAAAACTTACGGAAGATAACGCCAGGTTGCGTTTCGCTTACGTGGGATATAACGAGCAAGTAATTAAGGTCGGAGAAAGATCGACGATCGACTTGCTGATGGAAGAGGCCAGCACGAAACTGGAAACGGTGGTGGTGCAGGAAGAGCGCTATACCAGCGACGGCTTTGTCTCTTTGCGAGATAAGCCAACGGCAATCGCCCAAGTGAAAATCGACGATTTGGCGCCTATGGGTGTGGCTTCGGTCGGTGAGATGCTTCAGGGCGAGATCAGCGGCGTGGACATTACGGCCGCTTCAGGTGACCCGGGGGCCGGTACCCAAATCCGTATTCGCGGTACAGCGACCATTAATGGGGATCGCGAACCTCTGATTATCCTTGACGGTCTGCCATACGATGTTCAGATCGATAACAATTTCGATTTCAACTCAGCTGACCAGCGTGACTTTGGCGCTTTGCTGTCAATTCCGCCAAGCGACATCGAGAGTATTGAGATATTGAAAGACGCCGCCTCAGCCGCTATTTGGGGAGCGAAAGCTGCCAATGGTGTTATCCAGATCACTACGCGCCGTGGCCGTAAAATGAAGCCTCGTGTTCAGTATAATTACAAAGGCTACATCGCTCAGCAACCGGACGCTATCCCGATGTTGGGTGGAGGCGATTATGTCACGCTTCAGACTGACGCGAGGTTTAACGTTGGCGGGTATCCGCTTCCGGACGGTAAGTTCTACGAATTGAAGCAAGACAAATCTTGGCCTTTGTATCACAATTACAATCAAGATACGGATTGGCTTGAGGCTATAACAAAAGTTGCCCGTACCGATGAGCATAACCTTTCGGTTTCGGGCGGTGGCGACAAAGCCCGTTATCGTGTAGCCATGGGTTACATGGATCAGGAAGGGACGACAATAGGCACCAACTTGCAACGCCTTTCTTTCCGTGCCAACCTTGACTACAACGTGTCAAAGCGTTTGCTCGTAAGCACCGACTTTTCTTATACAAGATCAGACAATGACAAGAGCTATTACGGTGATGAGCGTTCGGTTGCGTATCAGAAAATGCCGAACCAGAGTATTTACGAGCGAGACACGGCCAACAATTTGACCGGACGTTATTTCTTGGATACCAGAACTGACGCTTTCGAGATTAGGCGTGATCCGCTGAATCCGGGAGCGGGAGGTTTGTATAATCCCGTAGCCGTAATCAACGAAGCGCGTCATAATTATTTGGAAAATCGCTTTCGTTCTGTTTTCAGAGCTCGTTATGCGCTTACTGACCAGCTTCAGCTGAATACGGATATTTCTTTTGACGTGGTTAACGGAACCACTACCAAGTTCCTTCCCGTGGAGGCCTCAAGCGCCGACTGGTCGTTGAATTCGACCAATGTTGCGCATAAAGGCGCCAATGAGATGTTCAACGTACAGTCGATTACAAACGTAATCTACACGCCGAACTTGGGCCCGAACCACCAATTATCCGTTTTGGGCCAATGGGGAGCGAATATTCGCAGGGGATCGTCTTACAGCGTAGTCGCTGGCGGTTTGCCTTCCGGCGAATTCAACTCGCCGGGTGCCGGTGGTTTGGCTCCGAACGGCTTGGGCGCAAGCAATTCCGAATCAAGAGGCGTTTGGGGATTGGCCCGGATATTTTACAAATGGAAAGACAAATACTTGATGGAAGTCGGTACCCGTATGGATGCCAGTTCCAACTTTGGTCCCGATACCAAATGGGGCGCTTTCCCGTTCGGTAGTGTTGCGTGGAGGATCTCCGAAGAGCCGTTCTTGAAAGATCTTACTTGGATCGACCAACTTAAGATTCGCGGTAGCTTTGGTGTGAACGGTCGCGCTCCTGGCGGATTCAACCATTACAGTATCTACCAAGCGGGAGGTTCTTATGCGGGATACAATGTGGTAAGGCCGGCAAACGCCAGACTCAACAATCTCAAATGGGAACTTACCAAGCAAGTTGACTTCGGGTTGGAAGGATCGTTTTACGAGAATCGTTTGACTTTTGAGTTTGACGTGTATCAGAAAGACGGCTCCGACCTGCTTTGGACCATGGGGATTCCGACTTCGTCGGGTTATTCGAGCATGACCCGTAACCAAGGGGAAATGAGAAATAGGGGAGTCGAGTTTTCGTTTAGGGCCACTCCTTTGAAAACCAAGGATTGGAGAGCGGATCTCTCTTTCAATATTTCCAAAAACATCAACACGGTTCGTGAAATCCCGGAGAACTTTTCGCCGGAAAGCGGAAACGTGCTGGATAACGGACAATACGCCGTCAGGGTGCGTGAAGGCGACCCGATTGGCGGTTTTTACGGATACCGATTTCTGGGTGTATATAAAACCTCATCCGACGCTATTGTACGTGACAAGTTCGGGGAAACGGTTATAGATCCTTCTACAGGTCAGCCTTTGCGTATGCTTATGGGCGGATCGAACTACCGTTTTGTGGGCGGTGATGCCCAATATCAGGACATCAACAACGACGGTGTGATCAATGAGAGCGACGTAGTGTATTTGGGTTCCAGTAATCCGGATTTTACAGGCGGATTCGGTTTTAGGGTTTCATACAAGCGTTTGCGGTTGAGTTCTAATTTCCATTACAGAATGGGGCAAGACATCGTGAACATGGCCAGAATGCGTTCGGAAAACATGTTTGGTACGGCCAACCAAAACCAAGCGACTATGAGGCGTTGGAGAAATCCGGGCGACGAGACAGATATGCCTCGCGCCGTATTCGACAAGGGCTATAACTGGCTCGGTTCGGATCGTTTCGTGGAGGATGGGTCTTACCTGCGCTGGAAAAGCCTTTCGTTAGATTATCGTTTCGAACGCAAATGGCTCCAACGCTACAAGCTTCAGGATCTGACCTTGTTTTTCACGGCTTATAACCTGTACACCTTTACGGATTACAGTGGTCAGGACCCGGAAGTACCGTTGGGATCGGGACTTTTCTTCTTCGGAGTGGACAATGCCCGTACTCCTCCAAGCCGCACGTACACCATGGGTCTCACATTAATTTTCTAA
- a CDS encoding fasciclin domain-containing protein: MKRKVYMILFLFLYLLPGCRDDMDHYKIPGTLSDRLVGAMEKQGDLTQFVKAVDLLEMREDLEKSSYTAFPPTDDAVLKYIQEAYSASDVSELEKEELKKLVMGHIVRNSMSWNQIRRLNIFPNDGGYWGDEVGEGGYRQEIGINWGFKLPTLYQPGTYEVMDEKAGKKRKISNMLTYLPVLDYERFSGLLEEDDYTFFFPDTKFVGRNVLDATAIRADQKSLNGMIHVIDKVIPPLKHAEEYLSKSDRYSLFYRLINRFAEYEFNSRATVIEPGSSVVDSVFVKTYQGSKIQDPLEWLAKDKPLDYTYDEDRATFCILLLPDDVTLETYLNENFVHENGYASIDDIPDEVIKVLVYGFGYNPTGTSSWTRPSQLDNFVNGNGQVVSLDKDNDINFTKMLNNGVIYGTKEVIVPNTYTAVTRPLIFDKRYSYMLRIAQKFSYKITSLVASPDMTATLFVPSNDAFVRSGYRYDEEERKYYYTDPESGDEYELDDREGGPLEQLYRTHIMLGEDHTDLSGEMYLKTMATGDYLRVKANTIQSGGNFQSSEVTTVLKVDKSGSNGTFYEIDAVLDRPTFAPSKYVLNPNKDEYSEFVKLLDRAGYIRGGVITKINGAKNITVLVPSNEAIRANLDKIPESVNDLRKFLDYYFIRDAVVFTDGKVSGPLDTYSQIARNEYNTLTAQNAPGNLTFTDAKDNTARVVVDPRYSNILASGATVHLIDNLLFAK, translated from the coding sequence ATGAAGCGAAAGGTTTACATGATTTTGTTTCTGTTTCTCTATTTATTACCGGGGTGCCGTGATGATATGGATCATTATAAAATTCCCGGAACGTTGTCTGACCGTTTGGTCGGCGCAATGGAGAAACAAGGGGATTTGACGCAGTTTGTTAAGGCGGTTGACCTTCTGGAAATGAGGGAAGACTTGGAAAAAAGCTCCTATACGGCTTTTCCTCCCACAGATGATGCTGTGCTGAAGTATATCCAAGAAGCATACAGTGCCTCAGACGTTAGCGAACTGGAAAAAGAAGAGCTTAAGAAGCTCGTTATGGGCCATATTGTCCGGAACTCCATGTCGTGGAACCAAATCCGGAGGCTGAATATCTTTCCGAATGATGGAGGGTATTGGGGAGACGAGGTAGGAGAAGGAGGTTACCGCCAGGAAATCGGGATCAACTGGGGTTTCAAGCTTCCCACGCTTTATCAGCCGGGTACCTATGAGGTAATGGATGAGAAGGCTGGCAAAAAGCGTAAGATCTCCAATATGCTGACCTATTTGCCGGTTTTGGATTACGAGCGCTTCAGCGGACTGTTGGAAGAGGACGATTACACTTTCTTTTTCCCTGACACAAAGTTCGTTGGGCGTAATGTTCTGGATGCTACGGCTATCCGTGCGGACCAGAAATCACTCAACGGAATGATCCACGTGATCGATAAAGTGATTCCGCCACTGAAGCATGCAGAGGAGTATTTGTCTAAATCTGATCGTTATAGCTTGTTTTACAGGCTGATAAATAGGTTCGCTGAATACGAGTTTAATTCTAGGGCTACGGTTATCGAGCCGGGTTCGTCCGTTGTCGATTCTGTTTTTGTCAAAACTTACCAAGGATCTAAGATTCAAGACCCGTTGGAGTGGTTGGCTAAAGATAAGCCGTTGGATTATACCTATGACGAGGACCGTGCGACATTCTGTATTCTTTTGCTTCCGGACGACGTCACGTTAGAAACGTACCTAAACGAAAACTTCGTTCATGAAAACGGCTACGCCTCTATTGATGATATTCCGGATGAGGTAATCAAGGTTTTGGTTTACGGTTTTGGATATAACCCTACGGGTACGTCGTCTTGGACCAGACCTTCGCAGCTCGACAACTTCGTGAACGGTAACGGCCAGGTTGTGTCTTTGGACAAAGACAATGACATCAATTTCACGAAGATGCTCAACAATGGAGTTATCTACGGAACCAAAGAGGTAATCGTGCCGAACACTTACACGGCTGTAACCCGTCCTTTGATTTTCGATAAGCGTTACTCGTATATGTTGCGGATCGCGCAAAAGTTTAGCTACAAGATAACTTCTCTGGTCGCTTCGCCGGATATGACCGCCACTTTGTTTGTGCCGAGCAATGATGCTTTTGTCCGTTCGGGATATCGCTATGACGAGGAAGAGAGAAAGTACTATTATACTGATCCTGAATCTGGTGATGAGTACGAGCTTGACGACAGGGAAGGCGGACCGTTGGAGCAGTTGTACAGAACCCACATCATGCTTGGCGAAGATCATACCGACTTGTCAGGAGAGATGTATCTGAAAACGATGGCTACTGGCGATTATTTGAGAGTAAAAGCCAATACTATCCAGTCTGGCGGTAATTTCCAGTCATCAGAGGTTACGACTGTATTGAAAGTGGATAAGTCGGGATCTAACGGAACGTTCTACGAGATCGACGCCGTTTTGGACCGTCCTACTTTTGCGCCGTCTAAGTACGTTCTCAATCCTAATAAGGACGAGTATTCCGAATTTGTCAAACTGCTCGACCGTGCCGGGTATATCAGGGGCGGTGTGATTACGAAAATCAACGGAGCGAAAAACATCACTGTTTTGGTTCCTTCAAACGAAGCCATTAGGGCTAACCTTGACAAGATTCCGGAGAGCGTAAACGACCTGAGAAAATTCCTCGACTACTACTTCATCCGAGATGCCGTAGTATTTACCGACGGAAAGGTATCGGGTCCATTGGACACTTATAGTCAGATAGCCAGAAACGAATACAACACGCTTACGGCCCAAAACGCTCCGGGGAACCTGACATTCACCGATGCGAAGGACAATACCGCCAGAGTGGTGGTGGATCCGCGTTACAGTAACATTCTGGCAAGTGGCGCCACGGTACATTTGATTGACAACCTTCTGTTCGCCAAATAA